A single window of Fibrobacter sp. DNA harbors:
- a CDS encoding carbohydrate-binding protein: protein MHMHKIWCYGGNKREKILFKSVFVIVAFFLFLSSAIAGTQATFYVSPDGSDDNPGTISAPFKTITAARDAVRKINSSMSGDIIVYLRGGTYNVTSPIALKPQDSGKNGYRIYYRAYPGETPVVSGAVKVTGWTQHSGNIYKAPLDRSTKLRNLYVNDMRASMTSKRVTARGGQGTYSVSSGQASWAWASGSKSDGVKYNISDVPAIASNKDDLEIVNGTTWNENIACVRDVITTNDNYRALMLQQPYGAITQTPGWGAAFTTTGNHTIFNAYEFLNSPGQFYFDKTAKMLYYYPRQGENMATADVQAPVVEILFEIAGNSTTERVENITFEGITFAHTDFNLYQVGNSRGKTTCQGANGYIAFYGDLNWHTTRYEILDVNPGMLTVRNAKSIDFIGNVIKHAGADGINMANDVVSCNIIGNYITDITSSGITIGHPQHIDIGDGGTYAKYPRGVEGVCKDITINNNLLYDISMIPGFGGCAAITAYFTESLAITHNHIEQTAYNGVNLGWGWREFKSSTTAKNNTVSYNRIINTLRRLHDSGAIYTIGQNPGTNINENYVRGIPAATNGPTYGLHNDEGSAWIVENDNVLDIDPNVKYTINCEDFGEKHHLTILRTFATVNKMGVNPPNSTIDPIQVRSDAVWPATQYTFCVNSGIQDQYRHVYPANFIKTENYVFPASCEAPAGSTIKIRSTGDSSATVWFAPSGTSNFAEGPSMTKAAGYDTLIKVPDRNGIYKLYVVNSQGKSAESSALLRVSGSLSQIEAENYTSQSGIQTETCSEGGLNIGYIENGDYAVYSNVNFGTGSEEFQARVASGGSGGKIEIRIDGSNGTLIGTCQVSGTGGWQTWTTVSCNISKVTGKHDVYLKFTGGDGYLFNLNWFEFITGSTAIEMRNISEISSFRTFLSKEKIVIRQKGKEAAYSVSVLMPDGRLVKKIDKASGTCIVPVRNRGPYIVMIKCEGRVRKSIVSGF, encoded by the coding sequence ATGCATATGCATAAAATCTGGTGTTATGGCGGGAATAAACGTGAGAAAATTCTATTCAAGTCAGTATTTGTCATTGTTGCTTTCTTCCTTTTTCTGTCATCGGCCATTGCGGGAACCCAGGCGACATTTTATGTGTCACCGGATGGCAGCGATGATAATCCCGGAACAATAAGTGCGCCTTTTAAAACAATCACAGCGGCCCGGGATGCTGTGCGCAAGATAAACAGCAGCATGTCCGGAGACATAATTGTTTACCTCAGAGGCGGCACTTACAATGTAACAAGTCCAATAGCATTGAAGCCGCAGGATTCCGGGAAAAACGGATACAGGATTTACTACCGTGCCTATCCGGGTGAAACACCGGTTGTAAGCGGAGCCGTAAAAGTCACCGGGTGGACTCAGCACAGTGGAAACATCTACAAGGCTCCCCTGGACCGCTCCACTAAGCTGAGAAATTTGTATGTAAACGATATGAGAGCCTCTATGACCAGTAAAAGAGTCACGGCAAGAGGGGGGCAGGGTACTTATTCTGTAAGCTCTGGACAGGCCTCGTGGGCATGGGCAAGTGGCAGCAAGAGTGATGGTGTAAAGTATAATATATCGGATGTGCCGGCGATTGCCAGTAACAAGGATGATCTCGAAATTGTAAATGGTACTACCTGGAATGAAAATATTGCCTGTGTAAGGGATGTCATTACTACAAATGATAATTACAGGGCGCTGATGCTGCAGCAGCCTTATGGAGCGATAACACAGACTCCCGGCTGGGGTGCGGCATTTACAACAACTGGAAATCACACGATTTTCAATGCTTACGAGTTTCTGAATTCTCCCGGACAGTTCTACTTTGATAAAACCGCAAAAATGCTCTATTATTACCCTCGTCAGGGTGAAAATATGGCAACAGCGGATGTTCAGGCTCCTGTTGTTGAAATTCTGTTTGAAATTGCAGGTAACTCCACTACTGAACGGGTCGAGAATATAACCTTTGAAGGCATTACATTCGCACACACCGATTTCAATCTTTACCAGGTTGGCAATTCAAGGGGTAAGACAACTTGTCAGGGTGCAAATGGATACATTGCTTTTTATGGTGATCTTAACTGGCACACTACCAGATATGAAATTCTCGATGTAAATCCGGGAATGTTAACAGTGAGAAATGCCAAATCTATTGACTTTATCGGCAATGTGATAAAGCATGCAGGTGCTGATGGAATCAATATGGCTAATGATGTTGTAAGCTGCAATATTATCGGGAACTATATAACAGATATCACATCAAGTGGTATTACCATAGGTCATCCTCAGCATATAGATATCGGAGATGGTGGAACTTATGCAAAATACCCCCGGGGTGTAGAGGGCGTATGTAAAGACATTACAATAAACAACAACCTTCTTTATGATATCAGTATGATTCCGGGATTTGGAGGATGTGCTGCCATAACAGCATACTTTACAGAATCACTCGCAATAACCCATAACCATATCGAGCAAACAGCTTATAATGGTGTCAATCTGGGATGGGGATGGAGAGAGTTTAAATCATCGACAACCGCCAAGAACAACACAGTCAGTTATAATCGGATAATAAACACTCTGAGAAGACTTCATGACAGTGGTGCTATCTATACGATAGGGCAGAATCCGGGAACAAACATCAATGAGAATTATGTCAGGGGAATTCCTGCTGCGACCAATGGCCCTACTTATGGGCTGCATAACGATGAGGGTAGCGCGTGGATAGTTGAAAATGATAATGTTCTGGACATCGATCCCAATGTCAAATATACCATCAACTGTGAGGATTTCGGCGAGAAACATCACCTGACAATCCTGCGAACATTCGCGACTGTAAACAAAATGGGTGTTAACCCTCCAAACAGCACAATAGATCCGATCCAGGTGCGTTCAGATGCTGTCTGGCCGGCAACCCAGTATACTTTTTGTGTCAATTCAGGGATTCAGGATCAATACAGGCATGTTTATCCGGCCAATTTTATAAAGACAGAAAACTATGTGTTCCCTGCAAGCTGTGAAGCGCCTGCTGGAAGTACCATAAAAATCCGCAGTACTGGAGATTCTTCGGCAACAGTCTGGTTTGCTCCCTCAGGAACATCGAATTTCGCAGAGGGTCCCTCGATGACAAAGGCAGCGGGATATGACACGCTGATCAAGGTTCCGGATAGAAATGGGATTTATAAACTGTATGTTGTCAACAGCCAGGGAAAATCAGCCGAGTCGAGTGCATTGTTGAGAGTAAGCGGATCGTTATCACAGATTGAAGCAGAAAATTATACCTCACAATCAGGAATTCAGACCGAAACCTGCTCTGAGGGCGGGCTGAATATAGGGTATATCGAAAACGGAGATTATGCTGTTTACAGTAATGTCAATTTTGGCACAGGTTCCGAGGAATTTCAGGCCAGGGTAGCCAGCGGCGGCAGTGGCGGAAAAATTGAAATCAGGATTGACGGCAGCAATGGGACACTTATAGGAACCTGTCAGGTCAGTGGAACAGGTGGATGGCAGACATGGACAACAGTCTCTTGCAATATAAGCAAAGTGACAGGTAAGCATGATGTGTATCTGAAGTTCACAGGGGGGGATGGTTACCTTTTTAATCTAAACTGGTTCGAGTTTATCACAGGCTCAACTGCGATTGAAATGAGAAATATCAGTGAAATCAGCAGCTTCAGGACATTCTTATCAAAAGAAAAAATCGTTATCAGGCAGAAGGGAAAAGAAGCAGCATACAGTGTTTCGGTTTTGATGCCGGATGGGCGACTGGTAAAGAAAATTGATAAAGCATCCGGGACCTGCATTGTTCCGGTGAGGAACAGGGGACCTTATATCGTCATGATCAAATGCGAAGGACGTGTCAGAAAAAGCATTGTTTCGGGCTTTTAG